In Candidatus Saccharimonadales bacterium, the genomic window ATACACGATTATTTCGAGACAAATGCGGTAGGGTTCAGCTTTGACACGTGGGCTATCGCGAAGTTTTTGCATACATCTGATGCAGATTACCAGCAATTAGTTGCAACCGGCGGCAACACCCTTGGCTATCAGCCGACAATGCTCACGCTTGCAGATCCATTGCAGCAGCAAAAAGATGAAGTAATAATTCGGAATCTTCCGACCTCAACCTATGCCGCAGTCCGCGAGCAGTATGCGCATCGTTTCATCGACCAGCTGCCTGGTCGGTTTGGGCTGTTTCACAGCGACAAAAAACAAGCCGATGCCATCTTTAACTCCTGGGAAGAATTTGCGGGTGAATGGCTGGAGCGGGATGGTCAAAGTTTACTGCCATACAATCTGCCACTGTTATTTGACCATGTCTCAGACGCGGAATACTGGGGCTGGCAGCAAAAAGGTTTCGATCCTTGCGGTACGCAGCGTTTGATAGTGACGGTGTTTCAATATCGAACTGGCCGGTTCGCCGATGTATTCATAACCAATGTGACTGATGCTGAAATGGCCCGTATCCGCATGCTGATCATGAGCAGATTGACACTCGGGATAAACGAAATTTTATGAGTGGCTGCGAACAGCCGCATGATCATCGTGAGCATGAAACCGGCTTGCATACTGAGCATGGACTTGATGAGCACGTACACGGCCCGCACTTTCCAGAACAAAGCCAGCTGCCTGAACATACAATTGAGATCAAACATGCTCATGCCTGCGAGGCAGATTGCCCGGACCATCGGCAGAGTAATCATCAAGAAAATGGCGATAACATCAGTCGTGAGAATGCTCATGAGCCGAAACACCATATCGAACAGAAACCGCACGCTTGCGGTGCAGATTGCCATGAACATGGATCGGCGTCGTCGGTACACGAGCACAGTTCTTCTGTCGAAAAAAATCGTCTTGCGCCACCGATTATCGAACGGAAGCCCCATGCTTGCACAGCCGACTGTCCGGAACACGGCAGTCAGCATCATGCGGAACATAGTCATCGACCTGAGAAAGCTCACGCGCCTGCCGTTGAGCTCAAAAACCAGTGCTGCGGCGTAGACGGGCCTCATGTCCACCACGGTGAGCATGAACACGCTCATGAGAAGCCGCACGAGCAAGCACGCCAGGGACGTCGAGAACATAGTACAGCGGCAATAGAGCATACACATCATCAGCACGACAAGAAACACGCAGAAGTACCGGTTGCTGATATTGCGCCGGCAGTTGAAAAACAACGCGCAGAAACAATCCCTGATAATTATGTGCTCGCAGAGGAAGCGCTACGCCGAACTGAAGCCGAGGTAAAGCAGAAAGAACTGGCCGCAGATGTGACGCAAGCTGTAAATGCGCAAGCCGTAAAAATCCGCGCGGAGCACTCGGAGCAAGCAGATGTGAATAATCATGCAGAGCGCCACATGGATAAAAATCTGGAAGCGGTTGCTGAGAAGACAAACGAGGTTGCAGAGTCTGTCGAACCAGCTGCTGCCGTACGTGTACGAAATAGTGAGCCGATTACTGAAACCGAGACAGTAAATAACGAAACACACGTGCAGCCCCAAGCTGAAATAGTGGAAGACCATCCGACGCAGCAAACATCAAAGACGTTAATGAATCGTGAAGGTGCGTCAATATCTGAGCCGACATATGAAGGCCAAAATGTTGTCAGTGCAGGCGAAACGACAGATTTTCAGGATGCTGACACACTGGAAGTATCGAAGCTAGCAATAGCAGAATCGTATGCTGACATAGAAGATGAATCTGCACCTGCGGAGCGCGAACTTGACTTGGCTGAGGGCGAGGCGACGCCTATACTCGCTGCTGTTGATGGCAGCGTTGATGTGCCAACAAGTCATTTTGAACAGTTTGAGTCGCAGCTGGACGTACCCATGATACCAGAGAAGGGCGCTGCGGATTCGGAACGTGCAGAACATGTTATTTTGCCTGCGCCGCTGCAGTATGCAGAAACTGACGAACTAGTAGAAAAGACTATAGATGTCGCGGCGGATTCAATTGGTTTAACAGAGCCGCAAAATACCGAACAAAATATTGAACTTGGCGAGCGAGCAGTGCCAGCCGAACTTGAAGCGCTCACCGCTGCAATAACCGAACGGTACAAAGGAGAGCTCCGCAAACGTGCCGATAATGTAGAGACTACCAGCCCTCAATTTGCCCGCTTGGCAACAAGCATCGAACAATTATCGACCACCAAAAATCGACTACCCGTCGAGGCCGCCCATGCATTGATATTGGAACAATTGCAGCTCCTCGGGTTTGAGCGGCCTATGCAAACACTTCAGTATTACCACACACATTACGGAGAAGAATTTCTGCATGACATACTGAATCATTTGCGCCAGTTGATTGTCGACGGCAATACATTCGAAAGTATCGGTGGTCATGCCCGGCCGACTGCCGCTACGTTCCGTCATGGTGACGATATCACCGCCACTGTCGGTAAGTTTGTATTGCTTATTTTTGGTAATAAAGCCAGGTTCAGTACTCAGGTATAAATTGGCATGCAGTTGCATGTATTGTACTCAGCGTGATCTTTCGATGTTCGCAGAAACTTATATCAGCAAAACACTTCGCGTTTAATGCTGTCTTAAGTTAATCTTAATGAATAGAGCATATACTGAATACGTAGTAGCAATAATAGGGGGCAGATATGGACAATGACAGAGGCAATACCAGGAGTGCTGATAATAAAAAAACAAAGCTCATTGCGTGGGTTGTTATATTAGCTGCAATCGCAATAGTATATATTGTGGTAGCGTCGAGAAATAGCCAGGAGCCGGCGCCAGCATCAAGCACGACAACTTCGAAAACCAGCGCTGCTGACACTACTGGTGCTAGCGAGACTAACGCAGGCGAGCAGGACACTGCTGCGAGCAGTGCGTACACCGATGGCACATACACGGCGACTGGGTCATACCGCACGCCCGAAGGCACGGAATCGATCGATGTGACGCTGACAATTGCCAAAGGCGCGGTAACCGATTCATCGGTTGAAACCTCGGCCAGCGACCCGAAGTCAGCAAGGTATCAAGAGGACTTTACTGACAACTACAAGCAATATGTCGTTGGCAAGAGTCTGGACGAAATTAATCTGTCGCGTGTTTCCGGCTCATCGCTGACTTCGAACGGTTTTAATACGGCGCTGGAAGACATAAAGACAGAAGCAGCCACGCCAGCTGGCTAGGTACGAAGATAACATGCAGGATACACGCTACCGTTTCGAGGCAATCGGCACAACCTGGACAATTGATATTTTTGATGCGATTGCAGCGGATAGCGCTGAACAATTAATGCAGGCTGTGCATGAGCGGATTGAACGATTCGACAGCACCTATTCGCGCTTTCGAGAAGATTCAATGGTTACTAGCATGGCCGCTGAAGCCGGTACATATGTACTACCGGATGACGCTAGACCGCTGATGGACATGTATCAAAAGCTTTATGAAATGACAGATGGGCTGGTGACGCCGCTGATCGCCAGTACACTTGCTGAAGCTGGGTATGATGCTGCATATAGCCTGCGTCCTGGACGCATTATAGCGCCGCCAACATGGGAGGACGTCTTGGTGTATGACTTTCCAAACTTAACGCTCCAGCAGCCAGCGCTGCTGGATTTCGGCGCCGCTGGCAAGGGCTATCTGGCTGATATTGTCGGAAGTATACTGGAAGAGCAGGGCATATCGGGGTACTGTATCGATGCCGGCGGGGATATGGTGTATCGCACGCAGAACACTGAAAAATTAGATGTTGCGCTCGAACATCCGTCTGATCCGACGATGGCGATCGGCGTAGCAAAAATATATAATCAAAGTATCTGCGGATCATCCGGCAACCGGCGGGCATGGGACAAATATCATCACATCATAGACCCGGCATCTCTTGAGTCACCGCGTCATATCGCTGCACTCTGGACGGTGGCTAATACGGGGCTGATGGCCGATGGGATCTCGACGGCACTGTTTTTCGTCAGTCCCGATGTGCTAGCGCGCCATTTCGAATTTGAATATGCTATTGTGCGCAGCGATTTATCGCTGGATGTGTCATCCGGCTTTCCAGCAACATTTTTTGATAATACAGCCACGCCGCCCGACAGGACGCAGGAGTAATATGCTACGACCGATTGAC contains:
- a CDS encoding FAD:protein FMN transferase; the protein is MQDTRYRFEAIGTTWTIDIFDAIAADSAEQLMQAVHERIERFDSTYSRFREDSMVTSMAAEAGTYVLPDDARPLMDMYQKLYEMTDGLVTPLIASTLAEAGYDAAYSLRPGRIIAPPTWEDVLVYDFPNLTLQQPALLDFGAAGKGYLADIVGSILEEQGISGYCIDAGGDMVYRTQNTEKLDVALEHPSDPTMAIGVAKIYNQSICGSSGNRRAWDKYHHIIDPASLESPRHIAALWTVANTGLMADGISTALFFVSPDVLARHFEFEYAIVRSDLSLDVSSGFPATFFDNTATPPDRTQE